The following proteins come from a genomic window of Kitasatospora sp. NBC_01246:
- a CDS encoding DNRLRE domain-containing protein gives MRVLSGSLALAVAVSLLAGSEVAFAAPAGGPAAGKGTKPGATSAADVPAARIAARLSGQRVEALSERTETSTTWVNKDGSLTSELFAGPVRYQRDGQWVDVDLALQAAADGSVAPKAHPNGLRLAGAGGTRVKSLVQAQAAPEEARPLVSLGEGDQQVELQWKGGLPKPVLDGTKATYRDAIADGAADLVVEATRTGFEQYTVLKQRPAAAGFSYTMPLKAEGLRAEAQPDGSVLFSDRKSGEKRAVLPAPVMWDATAAAQGSGEHARQAKVGLKVVQHGDGVDLVFTPDASFLADPKTQYPVTVDPSTTALGNVFDTRVQQGETVDWSADTEIYWGNSGTKNADGSSRQARSFINWNTAPIADALITSANLSLYNFHSGNSDCQPYAWDVWDTGLASTSSRWTAQPSWNAKKATGTETKGRDACGGDGWITADVTNLVQTWTSAKNTTSGMGLRAPDETNTKYWKEVNSANAATNVPKLTVTYNYRPRTGTDQQAGSPFYKDTAGTWWVNSTTPTLRDTFVDPNNDKVDGTFQIFDAATDTQVGNVLVSPFVPSGRPASVKVPAGVLTNGRTYKFRTSPYDGLHYNTGWSAWATFTVDTSAPSAPGAVSSADYPAGQWVKGPGQAGSFTATPPAGDQNALEWTLDGTNWTKVATNGSTAPVTFTATPARGGTHTLQVRAVDRAENRSEALSYTFQVGAGGVTSPNDGTRTAARVPLLAEADAARYDHVAYSWRRSDADAWTTIPAGDVTSGGAALAAWPVALGAGRSPALTWNATSTVTPDGTVQLRADFTGPGAAAVSSEPVKVVVDRKADGAATENVGPGALNLLTGDLRVPATDVSLFGMTIGRTHSSRDPKAAAAQEGQAAIFGPNWVSGVSSSLSASEYTEIRRTSATSLSVMAADGSAIAFTSDAAGSGWVPEPGSEDLALSGAFGGDFTLSGTEGTVTTFSKVAPAASTWTVTSTLLGGLANTATSVVSETTVVGGRTLARPKLIIAPTSAVTPAACAANPAAKGCRVLQFVYAAATTATGINTGAEFGDFAGQVSAVRLWSTAPGATAATATDVAAYRYDSAGRLRQAWDPRLGQGSQSQYTYYTQGADDGLLSSVQLGGTRATSLAYGTVGSNPAAGPGMLTKVWHDTLAPGTTGTVNGTATSTVVYGVPLSGPKAPEDLSVTAAAAWGQTDLPTDATAVFPPDRVPASNDAADLTAADYTRATVDYLNASGRQVNQATPGHHLTTTEYDNRGHQVRSLTAANRELALGATDPARAQLADLGIDTLPSADRAQLLSSTSVYSADGQQETDVLDPLHRVTLAADATAGATVLARAGSQLPARQHTVKTYDEGRPTDGTAKIKNQITLTTTGARLRAWPDQLLDTRQDRTGFDWTIGVPTTQVKDSGGLALTTTTAYDGQGRVVSTRLPGSTGSDAAATWTSYYTADGAGTCGNRPEWADLVCQSGPAGGITGGGSNPAQLPTRTTQYGRFGEVTRTTETANGVTRTTDTATDAAGRPTTVTVTDGLGTPAPAATTTYHPGTGAVTQQTSATGGTITKGYDELGRLISYTDADGAVTTTEYDALNRPTKVTDSSPSTTTYTYDTAVDPRGQATSVTDSVAGTFTARYDADGAALTQGLPGGYTLTDVKDPTGTTTGRTYTRDSDGLVLVSDGIGQTVHGQRATHTGTPGVTAAQTYGYDRAGRLLQVQDTSTDAVCTTRTYTFDNHTDRTASATAVAARGQACTTNGGTSQTSAYDSADRLVNPGYAYDAFGRTTALPGSTLAYYNTDMVQQQTTGAARQSWTLDSAQRLRGWTTETNAAGTWTRTGARTNHYGSDTDSPRWITEDTAGSVTRNVTGAAGGLAATTTRTGGAVLQLANLHGDITVQLPLDPAVAPTVLDYDEYGQPRAGQSGARYAWLGDKQRSDETPSALTLMGVRLYNPATGRFLSPDPVQGASANAYDYCNADPVNCTDLNGRMPGWLKAALKAAVARGVQLAVTAAVAAWVPFLAPWALHIGNCAGGACAGVLFGSGGWKQRIVWAVAGCLAGFVFDRGVSQRIIDKVIGVVRRFI, from the coding sequence ATGCGCGTGTTGAGCGGGTCCCTGGCGCTCGCGGTGGCCGTGTCGCTGCTGGCGGGGTCCGAGGTGGCGTTCGCCGCGCCGGCGGGCGGTCCGGCGGCGGGCAAGGGCACGAAGCCGGGAGCCACCTCCGCCGCCGACGTCCCGGCGGCGCGGATCGCCGCCCGGCTGTCGGGGCAGCGGGTGGAGGCGCTCTCCGAGCGCACGGAGACGTCGACGACCTGGGTGAACAAGGACGGCTCACTCACCTCCGAGCTCTTCGCGGGCCCGGTCCGCTACCAGCGCGACGGCCAGTGGGTGGACGTCGACCTGGCTCTGCAGGCGGCCGCGGACGGTTCGGTGGCGCCCAAGGCCCACCCGAACGGCCTGCGGCTCGCGGGCGCCGGCGGCACCCGGGTGAAGTCGCTGGTCCAGGCGCAGGCGGCGCCGGAGGAGGCGCGGCCGCTGGTGAGCCTCGGCGAGGGTGACCAGCAGGTCGAGCTCCAGTGGAAGGGCGGGCTGCCCAAGCCCGTCCTGGATGGGACGAAGGCCACCTACCGGGACGCGATCGCCGACGGCGCGGCCGACCTGGTGGTCGAGGCCACCCGGACCGGCTTCGAGCAGTACACGGTGCTCAAGCAGCGCCCGGCCGCCGCGGGCTTCTCGTACACGATGCCGTTGAAGGCCGAGGGGCTGCGGGCCGAGGCCCAGCCGGACGGCAGCGTGCTGTTCAGCGACCGGAAGAGCGGCGAGAAGCGGGCCGTGCTGCCCGCACCCGTGATGTGGGACGCCACGGCCGCCGCGCAGGGCTCCGGCGAGCACGCGCGGCAGGCGAAGGTCGGGCTGAAGGTCGTTCAGCACGGCGACGGCGTCGACCTGGTGTTCACCCCCGACGCCTCGTTCCTCGCGGATCCGAAGACGCAGTACCCGGTGACCGTCGACCCGTCCACCACCGCCCTCGGGAACGTCTTCGACACCCGGGTGCAGCAGGGCGAGACCGTCGACTGGTCCGCCGACACCGAGATCTACTGGGGCAACTCCGGCACCAAGAACGCGGACGGGTCCTCCCGGCAGGCGCGGTCGTTCATCAACTGGAACACCGCCCCGATCGCCGACGCGCTGATCACCAGCGCCAACCTGTCGCTGTACAACTTCCACTCCGGCAACAGCGACTGCCAGCCCTACGCGTGGGACGTCTGGGACACCGGTCTCGCCTCGACCTCCTCGCGGTGGACGGCGCAGCCCTCCTGGAACGCCAAGAAGGCCACCGGCACCGAGACCAAGGGCCGGGACGCCTGCGGCGGCGACGGCTGGATCACCGCCGACGTCACCAACCTGGTGCAGACCTGGACCTCGGCGAAGAACACCACCTCGGGCATGGGCCTGCGCGCTCCCGACGAGACCAACACCAAGTACTGGAAGGAGGTGAACTCCGCCAACGCGGCCACCAACGTGCCGAAGCTGACGGTGACGTACAACTACCGTCCGCGGACCGGCACCGACCAGCAGGCCGGCTCCCCGTTCTACAAGGACACCGCCGGTACCTGGTGGGTCAACTCCACCACCCCCACGCTGCGGGACACCTTCGTCGACCCGAACAACGACAAGGTCGACGGCACCTTCCAGATCTTCGACGCCGCCACCGACACCCAGGTCGGCAACGTCCTGGTCTCGCCGTTCGTGCCGAGCGGCCGGCCCGCGTCCGTCAAGGTCCCCGCCGGGGTGCTGACCAACGGCAGGACGTACAAGTTCCGCACCTCCCCGTACGACGGGCTGCACTACAACACGGGCTGGTCGGCGTGGGCCACCTTCACGGTCGACACCTCCGCCCCGTCCGCGCCCGGCGCGGTCTCCTCCGCCGACTACCCGGCGGGGCAGTGGGTCAAGGGCCCCGGCCAGGCCGGCTCCTTCACCGCGACCCCGCCGGCCGGTGACCAGAACGCCCTGGAGTGGACGCTCGACGGCACGAACTGGACCAAGGTCGCGACCAACGGCTCCACCGCGCCGGTGACCTTCACCGCCACCCCGGCCAGGGGCGGCACCCATACCCTCCAGGTGCGGGCGGTCGACCGGGCGGAGAACCGCTCCGAGGCCCTCTCCTACACCTTCCAGGTCGGCGCGGGCGGTGTCACGTCGCCGAACGACGGCACCCGTACGGCGGCCCGCGTCCCGCTCCTGGCCGAGGCCGACGCCGCCCGGTACGACCACGTGGCCTACTCCTGGCGGCGCTCCGACGCCGATGCATGGACCACGATCCCGGCGGGCGACGTCACCAGTGGCGGCGCCGCACTGGCGGCCTGGCCGGTCGCCCTCGGCGCCGGCCGGAGCCCGGCACTGACCTGGAACGCCACCTCCACGGTCACCCCCGACGGCACCGTCCAGCTCCGCGCGGACTTCACCGGGCCGGGCGCGGCCGCCGTCTCCTCCGAACCGGTCAAGGTGGTCGTCGACCGCAAGGCCGACGGCGCGGCGACCGAGAACGTCGGACCGGGCGCGCTGAACCTGCTCACGGGCGATCTGCGGGTCCCCGCCACCGACGTGTCGCTGTTCGGCATGACCATCGGCCGCACGCACTCCTCCCGCGACCCGAAGGCCGCCGCCGCGCAGGAGGGTCAGGCTGCCATCTTCGGCCCCAACTGGGTGTCGGGCGTGTCGTCGAGCCTCTCCGCCTCTGAGTACACGGAGATCCGCAGGACCTCCGCCACCTCGCTCAGCGTGATGGCGGCGGACGGCTCGGCCATCGCGTTCACCTCCGACGCGGCCGGCAGCGGCTGGGTGCCGGAGCCGGGCAGCGAGGACCTGGCCCTGAGCGGCGCCTTCGGCGGCGACTTCACCCTGTCCGGCACCGAGGGCACCGTCACGACCTTCTCCAAGGTCGCCCCGGCAGCCTCCACCTGGACCGTCACCTCCACCCTGCTGGGCGGCCTCGCCAACACCGCCACCAGCGTCGTGTCGGAGACGACCGTCGTCGGCGGCAGGACGCTGGCCCGGCCGAAGCTGATCATCGCGCCCACCTCCGCGGTCACCCCGGCGGCGTGCGCGGCGAACCCGGCCGCCAAGGGCTGCCGCGTACTGCAGTTCGTCTACGCCGCCGCCACCACCGCCACCGGGATCAACACCGGCGCCGAGTTCGGCGACTTCGCCGGCCAGGTCAGCGCCGTCCGGCTCTGGAGCACCGCACCCGGGGCCACCGCGGCCACCGCCACCGACGTCGCCGCCTACCGCTACGACTCCGCCGGGCGGCTGCGCCAGGCCTGGGACCCGCGGCTGGGCCAGGGCAGTCAGAGCCAGTACACCTACTACACCCAGGGCGCCGACGACGGCCTGCTCTCCTCCGTCCAGCTGGGCGGCACCCGTGCCACCTCGCTGGCCTACGGCACCGTCGGCTCCAACCCGGCCGCGGGGCCGGGCATGCTGACCAAGGTCTGGCACGACACCCTCGCCCCCGGCACCACCGGCACGGTGAACGGCACCGCCACCAGCACCGTCGTCTACGGCGTCCCGCTCTCCGGGCCGAAGGCACCGGAGGACCTCTCGGTGACGGCGGCCGCGGCCTGGGGCCAGACGGACCTGCCGACCGACGCCACCGCGGTGTTCCCGCCGGACCGGGTCCCCGCCTCCAACGACGCCGCCGACCTGACCGCGGCCGACTACACCCGGGCCACCGTCGACTACCTCAACGCCTCCGGCCGCCAGGTCAACCAGGCGACCCCGGGCCACCACCTCACCACCACGGAGTACGACAACCGCGGCCACCAGGTCCGCAGCCTGACCGCGGCCAACCGTGAGCTCGCCCTCGGCGCCACCGACCCGGCCAGGGCCCAGCTCGCCGACCTCGGCATCGACACGCTGCCCTCCGCTGACCGTGCCCAGCTCCTGTCGAGCACCAGCGTCTACAGCGCGGACGGGCAGCAGGAGACCGACGTCCTGGACCCGCTGCACCGGGTGACCCTGGCCGCCGACGCCACCGCCGGCGCCACCGTCCTGGCCCGGGCCGGAAGCCAGCTGCCCGCCCGTCAGCACACCGTGAAGACGTACGACGAAGGCCGACCGACCGACGGCACCGCCAAGATCAAGAACCAGATCACCCTCACCACCACCGGCGCCCGGCTCCGCGCCTGGCCCGACCAACTGCTGGACACCCGGCAGGACCGGACCGGCTTCGACTGGACGATCGGCGTGCCGACCACGCAGGTCAAGGACAGCGGCGGCCTGGCCCTGACCACCACCACCGCCTACGACGGCCAGGGCCGCGTCGTCTCGACCCGGCTGCCGGGCTCCACCGGCTCCGACGCGGCGGCGACCTGGACGTCCTACTACACCGCGGACGGCGCCGGCACCTGCGGCAACCGCCCCGAGTGGGCCGACCTCGTGTGCCAGAGCGGTCCTGCCGGCGGCATCACCGGCGGCGGCTCCAACCCGGCCCAGCTGCCGACCAGGACCACCCAGTACGGGCGGTTCGGCGAGGTCACCCGGACGACCGAGACCGCCAACGGCGTCACCCGTACCACTGACACCGCCACCGACGCCGCCGGCCGCCCCACCACCGTCACGGTCACCGACGGCCTCGGGACCCCGGCACCCGCCGCCACCACCACCTACCACCCGGGCACCGGCGCCGTCACCCAGCAGACCTCCGCCACCGGTGGCACGATCACCAAGGGCTACGACGAGCTGGGCCGCCTGATCTCCTACACGGACGCCGACGGCGCCGTCACCACCACCGAGTACGACGCCCTCAACCGGCCCACCAAGGTCACCGACAGCTCCCCGTCCACCACCACCTACACCTACGACACCGCCGTCGACCCGCGCGGCCAGGCGACCTCGGTGACGGACTCCGTCGCCGGCACCTTCACCGCCCGCTACGACGCGGACGGCGCGGCTCTCACCCAGGGCCTGCCCGGCGGCTACACCCTGACCGACGTCAAGGACCCGACCGGTACCACCACCGGCCGCACCTACACCCGGGACAGCGACGGCCTGGTGCTGGTCTCCGACGGCATCGGCCAGACCGTCCACGGCCAGCGGGCCACCCACACCGGGACCCCCGGCGTCACCGCCGCCCAGACCTACGGCTACGACCGGGCCGGCCGCCTCCTCCAGGTCCAGGACACCTCCACCGACGCGGTCTGCACCACCCGCACCTACACCTTCGACAACCACACCGACCGCACCGCGTCGGCCACCGCCGTGGCCGCCCGCGGCCAGGCCTGCACCACCAACGGGGGCACCAGCCAGACCAGCGCCTACGACAGCGCCGACCGCCTGGTGAACCCCGGGTACGCCTACGACGCGTTCGGCCGCACCACCGCCCTGCCCGGCAGCACCCTGGCCTACTACAACACCGACATGGTCCAGCAGCAGACCACCGGAGCCGCCCGACAGAGCTGGACCCTCGACTCGGCCCAGCGCCTGCGAGGCTGGACCACCGAGACCAACGCCGCCGGCACCTGGACCCGGACCGGGGCCAGGACCAACCACTACGGGTCCGACACCGACAGCCCGCGCTGGATCACCGAGGACACCGCGGGCAGCGTCACCCGCAACGTCACCGGCGCCGCCGGGGGCCTCGCCGCCACCACCACCAGGACGGGCGGCGCGGTCCTGCAACTCGCCAACCTGCACGGGGACATCACCGTGCAGCTCCCGCTCGACCCGGCCGTCGCGCCGACCGTCCTCGACTACGACGAGTACGGCCAGCCGCGCGCCGGCCAGAGCGGCGCCCGCTACGCCTGGCTCGGCGACAAGCAGCGCTCGGACGAGACCCCGAGCGCCCTCACCCTGATGGGGGTGCGCCTCTACAACCCGGCCACCGGCCGCTTCCTCTCCCCGGACCCCGTCCAGGGGGCGAGCGCCAACGCCTACGACTACTGCAACGCCGACCCGGTCAACTGCACCGACCTCAACGGCCGGATGCCCGGCTGGCTCAAGGCGGCGCTCAAGGCCGCCGTGGCCCGCGGCGTCCAACTGGCCGTCACCGCGGCCGTGGCCGCCTGGGTGCCCTTCCTCGCGCCGTGGGCCCTGCACATCGGCAACTGCGCGGGCGGTGCCTGCGCCGGCGTCCTGTTCGGCAGCGGCGGCTGGAAGCAGCGCATCGTCTGGGCCGTGGCAGGATGCCTCGCGGGCTTCGTCTTCGACCGCGGGGTCTCCCAGCGCATCATCGACAAGGTGATCGGCGTCGTCAGGAGGTTCATTTGA
- a CDS encoding DUF3459 domain-containing protein, which produces MGSAVSGSTVLELYRSAPRLRRTHPALGAGRSVQWLDLAPGVLAFRRDSDQGAVVCAVNTTGAPVRVTDGGLGALLLSSAEPPVTEHPGEVLLAADSTDWWLAD; this is translated from the coding sequence ATGGGGTCGGCGGTCTCGGGGAGTACTGTCCTGGAGCTGTACCGCAGCGCGCCGCGCCTGCGCCGGACCCATCCCGCGCTCGGCGCCGGCCGGTCCGTCCAATGGCTGGACCTGGCACCCGGGGTGCTCGCGTTCCGGCGCGACAGCGACCAGGGCGCCGTGGTCTGCGCCGTCAACACCACCGGCGCGCCCGTCCGCGTCACCGACGGCGGACTCGGCGCCCTCCTGCTCTCCTCGGCCGAACCACCGGTCACCGAGCACCCCGGCGAGGTGCTGCTGGCAGCCGACAGCACCGACTGGTGGCTGGCCGACTGA
- the map gene encoding type I methionyl aminopeptidase, with translation MIQILNSAQLERARDTGALVGNILHTLKQRSTVGTNLLDIDQWAKEMITEAGAQSCYVDYAPSFGRGPFGHYICTAVNDGVLHGRPHNYTLADGDLLTLDLAVARGGVAADAAISFLVGKARPAESVAMIETTERALAAGIAAAKPGARIGDLSHAIGTVLSKAGYPINTEFGGHGIGSTMHQDPHVANTGRPGRGYKLRPGLLLALEPWVMADTATLVTDADGWTLRSATGCRTAHSEHTIAITDNGAEVLTLPTQARS, from the coding sequence ATGATCCAGATCCTGAACTCCGCGCAGCTCGAGCGGGCGAGAGACACCGGCGCCCTGGTCGGAAACATCCTGCACACGCTGAAGCAGCGCAGCACGGTCGGGACGAACCTGCTGGACATCGACCAGTGGGCCAAGGAGATGATCACCGAGGCAGGAGCGCAGTCCTGCTACGTCGACTACGCGCCTTCCTTCGGGCGCGGCCCGTTCGGGCACTACATCTGCACGGCCGTCAACGACGGGGTGCTCCACGGGCGGCCTCACAACTACACGCTGGCAGACGGGGATCTGCTGACTCTCGACCTCGCAGTGGCCAGGGGCGGGGTGGCCGCGGACGCCGCGATCAGCTTCCTGGTGGGCAAGGCCAGGCCGGCGGAGAGCGTTGCCATGATCGAGACGACCGAACGTGCACTCGCCGCCGGCATCGCCGCCGCCAAGCCTGGGGCGCGCATCGGCGACCTCTCCCACGCCATCGGCACGGTCCTCAGCAAGGCGGGCTACCCGATCAACACCGAGTTCGGCGGCCACGGCATCGGCTCGACCATGCACCAGGACCCACACGTCGCGAACACCGGACGGCCCGGCCGCGGATACAAGCTGCGCCCCGGACTGCTGCTCGCCCTGGAGCCCTGGGTCATGGCCGACACTGCCACGCTCGTCACAGACGCCGACGGTTGGACGCTGCGCAGCGCGACAGGCTGTCGGACCGCGCACAGCGAGCACACCATCGCCATCACCGACAACGGAGCCGAAGTTCTCACCCTGCCCACGCAGGCTCGATCATAA
- a CDS encoding helix-turn-helix domain-containing protein has translation MVRLPLAPAEVERGQRLGTLLRRARGRRSMLDVALASHLSPETLRKIESGRVATPAFPTVAAIADTLGLSLDAVWAEINQTERTVEDQSVLPVTRHPSLVS, from the coding sequence ATGGTCCGGTTGCCGCTCGCCCCCGCCGAGGTAGAACGCGGACAGCGCCTTGGTACCCTGCTCCGCCGAGCCCGGGGCCGCCGCTCAATGCTGGACGTGGCGCTCGCTTCGCATCTCTCGCCGGAAACTCTGCGGAAGATCGAATCCGGCCGTGTGGCCACCCCCGCCTTCCCGACCGTCGCAGCGATCGCCGACACCCTCGGCCTGTCTCTTGACGCCGTCTGGGCCGAGATCAACCAGACGGAGCGAACCGTCGAGGATCAGTCGGTCCTGCCTGTCACACGGCATCCATCGCTGGTTTCGTAA
- a CDS encoding GntR family transcriptional regulator, translated as MNQTAHSSTPPPGKQMLSEQVYAHLRDAIMRGDHSPGAPLKPQDLAKEQGVSLAVVREALVRVVGEGLADRLPNRGFAVPSFSDRRWQEIAEARRTVEPVVLRMSIERGDVDWEARVRAAHHRLVRTPAFAPEESEYYTGAWAEAHRAFHRTLLEGCGNRALLETFDRLWTQSELARRWSAHRNPDRDGAKEHRRLEEAVLARDADTAAAVLVQHLTLTAAALTDGSGQAT; from the coding sequence ATGAATCAGACGGCGCACTCCTCGACCCCGCCGCCGGGGAAACAGATGCTTTCCGAGCAGGTCTACGCACACCTGCGGGACGCGATCATGCGTGGGGACCACTCCCCTGGCGCCCCTCTCAAGCCGCAGGATCTTGCCAAGGAGCAGGGCGTGAGCCTGGCCGTGGTGCGCGAGGCGCTCGTGCGGGTGGTCGGCGAGGGGCTCGCCGACCGGCTGCCCAACCGCGGTTTCGCCGTCCCGTCCTTCTCCGACCGCCGCTGGCAGGAGATCGCGGAAGCCCGTCGGACCGTCGAACCGGTCGTACTGCGCATGTCCATCGAGCGCGGCGACGTCGACTGGGAGGCCCGCGTGCGGGCCGCCCACCATCGCCTGGTGCGCACTCCGGCATTCGCGCCGGAGGAGAGCGAGTACTACACCGGCGCTTGGGCCGAAGCCCACAGAGCCTTCCACCGCACATTGCTGGAGGGGTGTGGCAACCGCGCGCTGTTGGAGACCTTCGACCGGCTGTGGACCCAGAGTGAGCTGGCCCGCCGTTGGTCGGCGCACCGCAATCCCGACCGGGACGGCGCCAAGGAACACCGCCGGCTGGAGGAGGCGGTGCTGGCCCGTGACGCCGACACCGCAGCCGCGGTCCTGGTCCAGCACCTCACTTTGACCGCGGCTGCTCTGACCGACGGTTCAGGCCAGGCAACCTAG
- a CDS encoding YbhB/YbcL family Raf kinase inhibitor-like protein, with translation MSANDPFARLPEAASFTVTSTTVTDGAAWPPAQYSSGLPGGKDMSPQLSWSGAPDGTKSYAVTVYDPDAPTGSGFWHWAVADIPATVTELPEGAGGDTGSQMPEGAYQLPNDTRVARYIGAAPPAGHGPHRYFVVVHALDIPSTGVPADATPAVLGFTMAGHTLGRAVLTATAETRA, from the coding sequence GTGTCTGCCAACGACCCCTTCGCCCGCCTCCCTGAGGCGGCCTCGTTCACCGTCACCAGCACCACCGTCACCGACGGCGCCGCGTGGCCGCCCGCGCAGTACTCCTCCGGCCTGCCGGGCGGGAAGGACATGTCCCCGCAGCTGTCCTGGAGTGGCGCCCCGGACGGCACCAAGAGCTATGCCGTCACCGTCTACGACCCCGACGCCCCCACGGGGTCCGGGTTCTGGCACTGGGCGGTCGCCGACATCCCTGCCACCGTCACCGAGCTGCCCGAGGGCGCCGGTGGCGACACCGGCTCACAGATGCCCGAGGGCGCCTACCAGTTGCCCAACGACACCCGCGTGGCCCGCTACATCGGTGCCGCCCCGCCGGCCGGACACGGCCCGCACCGTTACTTCGTCGTCGTGCACGCCCTCGACATCCCCTCGACAGGCGTCCCGGCCGATGCCACACCGGCCGTCCTCGGCTTCACCATGGCCGGTCACACCCTTGGACGCGCGGTGTTGACCGCCACCGCTGAAACACGCGCCTGA
- a CDS encoding SCO6745 family protein: MHLDALPDSARTGDGPMDLNAVRDVSRAISAAHLFIYLVPETAEEAAELGVTDRGPTYLAFRSAAMGAVPWQVTLAAFYNFSPRAARAMAGVWDAAPPERWQAARFLAAGRAMLRVGVHLIDDHLAEARSLIDPVVAGADYAGKVLAAANASVVLPPDPLVALWQQITVAREWRGDAHLVVLADNGLGPCDCLVLHTATGRLPTALARATRRWDDEEWSAATARLVARGWLDSHGVVTDAGSAARERIEVETDRHCAALWAPIGNAGARRFASLISPITQAFTAAGTFQAVRG; this comes from the coding sequence ATGCACCTCGATGCCCTTCCCGACTCCGCCCGTACCGGCGACGGCCCGATGGACCTGAACGCCGTCCGTGATGTCAGCCGCGCCATCAGCGCCGCTCACCTGTTCATATATCTCGTCCCCGAGACCGCCGAGGAGGCGGCCGAGCTCGGCGTGACCGACCGCGGACCGACGTATCTGGCCTTCCGGTCGGCCGCGATGGGCGCAGTTCCGTGGCAGGTCACGCTCGCGGCCTTCTACAACTTCAGCCCGCGGGCAGCGCGGGCCATGGCGGGCGTATGGGACGCCGCGCCGCCCGAGCGGTGGCAGGCCGCCCGCTTCCTGGCCGCCGGCCGGGCGATGCTGCGCGTCGGCGTACATCTCATCGACGACCACCTTGCCGAGGCGCGCTCGCTGATCGACCCGGTCGTCGCCGGTGCCGATTACGCCGGTAAAGTGCTGGCCGCCGCGAACGCCTCGGTCGTGCTTCCTCCCGATCCTCTCGTCGCACTCTGGCAGCAGATCACGGTGGCGCGCGAGTGGCGCGGCGACGCCCATCTCGTCGTACTCGCCGACAACGGCCTCGGGCCGTGCGACTGTCTCGTTCTGCACACCGCGACCGGCCGCCTCCCGACGGCTCTGGCGCGAGCGACCCGCCGGTGGGACGACGAGGAGTGGAGCGCGGCGACGGCACGCCTCGTCGCGCGCGGCTGGCTCGACTCCCACGGCGTGGTCACCGACGCCGGCAGTGCGGCGCGCGAGCGCATCGAAGTGGAGACGGACCGGCACTGCGCCGCGCTATGGGCACCGATCGGCAACGCAGGCGCCCGCCGCTTCGCCTCGCTCATCTCGCCGATCACCCAGGCATTTACCGCAGCAGGGACGTTTCAGGCCGTGCGCGGATAG